A section of the Vicinamibacterales bacterium genome encodes:
- a CDS encoding TonB-dependent receptor, with translation MLTATRSISTLRLLLAGLVTVTLVCPARPSAAQTVVTGASLTGRVEDATGGVVRGARIAATSSGTSQRWTTVSAEDGRYRFLSVPAGDYRVDADHDGFQQASVTVTLVAGRPLDLPFTLAIAGVSAQVSVQADTRLVDAGRTQTAEGVSLGEISSLPLNGRNYLDLALLTPGASRTNTRSTERFAETSAVPGTGLSINGQRNLSNTFLVDGLSANDDAAGLSGVYMSEEVIREFQVVSSGGVAEFGRAAAGAVSIITQSGTNRFNGATYLYTRDGALDARNPLAARRDPLTQGQYGLSLGGPVTPDRMFAFGNFEQTRQHRTGLVTISPDAVAAINGFLDKVGYGGPRIATGEFSTGYDTSNVFAKIDRQLPAGGLLSFRYSLYSLSSTNARNAGALNDASRGTPLDNRDDSLSVSLATPLSSSMLNEARAQFTRSRLSAPANDPVGPAVNVSGVASFGTATSSPTARDADVLEVSDGLSWQHGPHLVKAGGDALLNRLTIVFPGALQGVYTFASLSALGGARYINFQQAFGAASQFQSNPNVGLFAQDEWQVQRGLTVNVGLRYDLQWLPDPIRTETGNVSPRLGVAWAPGSRRTVLRASYGLYFDRLPLRAVSNALQRDGIGYKVAVLSFGQAGAPAFPQVLPSYPANVLTAVTTIDPGIQHTRTAQAGFQVERELAPGASLSVTYTHLDGRHIIMSRNVNAPTLSAAQAAALGIANLGRPNPNFGNISRYEAVGASRYDGLTASVTLRSARWGQVRAAYTLSKALDDTGNFFFSTPQDNANVYDDWGPSDNDQRHRFVVSGTHGAGRSAHGSTLRRALNDWQLSYIVSYASALPFNVQTGTDRNNDTTVNDRPAGVGRNTGRGFDSATVDLRVSRRFVLGRRLKIDAVLDAFNVLNRTNLLIPNNVFGTGATAVPTFGRATAAGDPRQLQMGLKVVF, from the coding sequence ATGCTGACTGCCACACGATCGATCTCGACACTGCGACTTCTGCTCGCGGGTCTCGTAACTGTCACCCTGGTTTGTCCGGCGCGGCCGTCTGCGGCCCAGACCGTCGTCACCGGCGCAAGCCTGACCGGGCGCGTCGAAGATGCGACCGGTGGAGTTGTCCGCGGGGCGCGTATCGCAGCCACAAGTTCAGGCACGTCGCAACGTTGGACCACGGTGAGCGCCGAAGACGGGCGCTACCGATTCCTGTCGGTGCCCGCCGGCGACTACCGCGTCGACGCCGACCATGATGGGTTCCAGCAGGCGTCGGTGACCGTCACGCTGGTGGCCGGCCGCCCACTCGATCTGCCGTTCACGCTGGCGATCGCCGGTGTGTCGGCGCAGGTATCAGTGCAAGCGGACACGCGTCTGGTGGACGCGGGCAGAACCCAGACCGCCGAAGGCGTCTCGTTGGGCGAGATCAGCAGCCTGCCGCTCAACGGCCGCAACTACCTCGACCTGGCGCTGCTCACGCCCGGCGCCTCGCGCACCAACACGCGCAGCACCGAGCGCTTCGCCGAGACGTCGGCCGTGCCTGGCACCGGGCTGTCGATCAACGGCCAGCGGAATCTGAGCAATACCTTCCTCGTCGATGGCCTCTCGGCCAACGACGATGCGGCCGGGCTGTCGGGCGTCTACATGAGCGAAGAGGTCATCCGCGAGTTCCAGGTCGTGAGCTCGGGAGGCGTGGCGGAGTTCGGCCGCGCGGCGGCGGGCGCGGTCAGCATCATCACACAGTCGGGCACGAACCGGTTCAACGGCGCCACCTACCTCTACACTCGCGACGGAGCGCTCGATGCAAGAAACCCGCTGGCTGCGAGGAGGGACCCATTGACGCAGGGTCAGTACGGACTCAGTCTGGGTGGGCCGGTGACCCCCGATCGCATGTTCGCGTTCGGCAACTTCGAACAGACGCGACAGCACCGGACCGGCCTCGTCACGATCTCGCCGGACGCCGTTGCGGCGATCAACGGGTTCCTCGACAAGGTCGGGTACGGAGGGCCGCGCATCGCCACGGGTGAGTTCTCGACCGGCTACGACACATCGAACGTGTTTGCGAAGATCGACCGCCAACTGCCGGCGGGCGGGCTGTTGTCGTTCCGCTACAGCCTATATTCGCTCTCGAGCACGAACGCGCGAAATGCCGGCGCCCTGAACGACGCGAGCCGCGGAACGCCCCTCGACAACCGCGACGATTCGCTGTCGGTGAGCCTCGCCACGCCGCTCTCGTCGTCGATGCTGAACGAAGCACGGGCACAATTCACGAGAAGCCGGCTGTCCGCCCCGGCGAACGACCCCGTGGGTCCCGCGGTCAACGTGTCGGGCGTTGCGAGCTTCGGCACGGCCACCTCGTCGCCGACGGCCCGAGATGCGGATGTTCTCGAGGTCTCCGACGGCCTGTCCTGGCAGCACGGACCGCATCTCGTGAAAGCCGGCGGGGACGCACTACTGAACCGCCTCACGATTGTCTTTCCCGGTGCACTGCAGGGCGTGTATACGTTCGCGTCGCTGTCGGCGCTCGGCGGCGCCCGGTACATCAATTTCCAACAGGCGTTCGGCGCGGCATCGCAGTTCCAGTCGAACCCCAATGTCGGGCTGTTCGCGCAGGACGAGTGGCAGGTGCAGCGCGGCCTGACCGTGAACGTCGGCCTGCGGTACGACCTGCAGTGGCTCCCAGATCCCATCAGGACCGAAACGGGCAACGTGTCACCGCGCCTCGGTGTGGCGTGGGCACCCGGCAGTCGCCGGACCGTGCTGCGCGCGAGCTACGGACTCTATTTCGATCGCCTCCCGCTGCGGGCCGTGTCCAATGCGTTGCAGCGCGACGGGATTGGCTACAAGGTGGCGGTACTGTCGTTCGGCCAGGCGGGCGCCCCGGCGTTTCCACAGGTGCTGCCGTCGTACCCGGCGAATGTCCTGACGGCCGTCACGACGATCGATCCCGGTATTCAGCATACGCGCACGGCGCAGGCAGGTTTCCAGGTCGAGCGGGAACTGGCGCCGGGGGCCTCGCTGTCGGTGACGTACACGCACCTCGACGGCCGGCACATCATCATGTCGCGCAACGTCAACGCACCGACGCTGAGCGCCGCGCAGGCCGCGGCGCTCGGCATTGCCAACCTCGGCCGTCCCAATCCGAACTTCGGGAACATCAGCCGCTACGAAGCTGTCGGCGCATCACGGTACGACGGCCTCACCGCATCGGTCACACTGCGGTCGGCGCGGTGGGGACAGGTCCGCGCGGCATACACGCTGTCGAAGGCGTTGGACGATACGGGCAACTTCTTCTTCAGCACGCCGCAGGACAATGCGAACGTGTACGACGATTGGGGCCCGTCGGACAACGACCAGCGGCACCGGTTCGTCGTCAGCGGCACACATGGGGCAGGACGATCGGCCCACGGGTCCACCCTCCGCCGCGCCTTGAACGACTGGCAACTCTCGTACATCGTGAGCTACGCGTCGGCGCTGCCGTTCAACGTCCAGACCGGAACCGATCGCAACAACGACACGACGGTCAACGACCGGCCAGCCGGCGTCGGACGCAATACCGGGCGCGGGTTCGACAGCGCGACCGTTGACCTCCGCGTGAGCCGTCGCTTCGTTCTGGGCCGGCGGCTGAAGATCGACGCGGTCCTGGACGCCTTCAACGTCTTGAACCGCACGAACCTCCTCATCCCGAACAACGTCTTCGGCACGGGAGCGACGGCGGTGCCCACGTTCGGCCGCGCAACGGCTGCCGGGGATCCGCGCCAACTGCAAATGGGTCTGAAGGTCGTGTTCTAG
- a CDS encoding molybdopterin-dependent oxidoreductase: MAAGLAASAGARPALEHVSGAATTEKGIRKVPTFCDICFWKCGAIAHVKDGRLWKVEGNPEDPLSRGRLCPRGTGGVGAYFDPDRLKVPLVRRQKRGQEEWVQTTWDEALNVVAGKMETIKTKWGAEAMALFAHGLGGTFLKHTLKAYGSPNIAAPSFAQCRGPRDVGFALTFGEEIGSPERTDIRNARCLVLIGSHLGENMHNTQAQEFAEAVGAGASIIVVDPRFSVAASKAKHYLPIRPGTDMALLLAWMHVIVGEGLYDKEYVAAHGYGFVQFQAELEPYTPEWAYPETGIAPDAIRETAREMARYRPATLIHPGRHATWYGDDSQRSRAVALLNALMGSWGRKGGFWTPSSMDVPGYPYPAYPKSTKGKVDNPGSRHRFATESITTGIREATLTGQPYPVKGWMVYATNLINALPNQEETIRAIQALELLVVVDVAPSEIAGWADVVLPESTYLERYDELNVESFREPFVALRQPVLHSPHDQKPNWWIARTLAGKLGLQAYYPWKTIEDYLDHRLAKANLSFTELKRKGIIRGAAVPVYFDDGVEPSFPTPSGKIEFYSTQLHDAGFDPVPKYTRHPEPPAGSFRLLFGRAPMHTFSRTQSNPLLHDLMSENEVWVNADVASRLGLDDGRYVRLRNQDGVLGQRIRVKATERIRPDCVFMVHGFGHTSKMMRRALGKGASDAQLITRYKTDPLMGGTGMNVNFVTIEAEA, encoded by the coding sequence GTGGCTGCCGGACTCGCAGCCTCGGCAGGGGCGCGTCCGGCACTGGAGCACGTGTCCGGTGCGGCGACCACCGAGAAGGGCATCCGGAAGGTGCCGACATTCTGTGACATCTGCTTCTGGAAGTGTGGCGCCATCGCGCACGTCAAGGACGGCCGCCTCTGGAAGGTCGAAGGCAACCCGGAAGATCCGCTGAGCCGCGGTCGGCTGTGCCCGCGTGGCACCGGCGGCGTCGGCGCCTACTTCGATCCAGACCGCCTCAAGGTCCCGCTCGTGCGCCGGCAGAAGCGCGGCCAGGAAGAGTGGGTCCAGACCACCTGGGACGAGGCGCTGAACGTCGTCGCCGGGAAGATGGAGACGATCAAGACGAAATGGGGCGCGGAGGCGATGGCGCTGTTCGCGCACGGCCTCGGCGGTACTTTCCTCAAGCACACCCTCAAAGCCTACGGCTCACCGAACATCGCCGCACCGTCGTTCGCGCAGTGCCGCGGCCCCCGCGACGTCGGCTTCGCGCTGACTTTCGGCGAGGAAATCGGATCGCCCGAGCGGACGGACATCCGCAATGCCCGCTGCCTGGTGCTCATCGGGTCGCACCTTGGCGAGAACATGCACAACACCCAGGCCCAGGAGTTCGCGGAGGCCGTGGGCGCGGGCGCCTCGATCATCGTCGTCGACCCCCGATTTTCGGTGGCCGCGAGCAAAGCGAAACACTACCTGCCGATTCGCCCCGGGACCGACATGGCGCTCCTGCTGGCGTGGATGCACGTCATCGTCGGCGAGGGGCTGTACGACAAGGAGTACGTGGCGGCTCACGGTTACGGATTCGTGCAGTTCCAGGCAGAGCTCGAGCCGTACACACCGGAGTGGGCGTATCCCGAGACGGGCATTGCGCCCGACGCGATCCGTGAGACCGCCCGCGAGATGGCGCGCTACCGGCCGGCCACGCTGATCCACCCGGGCCGTCATGCCACGTGGTACGGAGACGACTCGCAGCGGAGTCGCGCGGTTGCGCTGCTGAATGCGCTGATGGGGAGTTGGGGACGCAAAGGCGGGTTCTGGACGCCGTCGAGCATGGATGTCCCGGGATACCCGTATCCAGCCTATCCAAAATCCACCAAGGGCAAGGTGGACAACCCCGGGTCGAGACACCGGTTCGCGACCGAGTCGATTACCACCGGCATTCGTGAGGCCACGCTGACGGGTCAGCCCTATCCGGTCAAGGGCTGGATGGTCTACGCGACGAACCTCATCAATGCGCTGCCGAACCAGGAAGAGACGATTCGCGCGATTCAGGCGCTCGAACTCCTGGTCGTGGTCGACGTCGCGCCGAGCGAAATCGCCGGCTGGGCAGATGTCGTTCTGCCCGAGAGCACGTACCTCGAACGATACGACGAGCTGAACGTCGAGTCGTTCCGCGAGCCGTTCGTCGCCCTGCGTCAGCCCGTGCTGCACTCACCCCACGACCAGAAACCGAACTGGTGGATCGCACGGACGCTGGCCGGCAAGCTGGGCCTGCAGGCGTACTATCCATGGAAGACCATTGAAGACTATCTCGACCACCGCCTGGCCAAGGCGAACCTCAGCTTCACCGAGCTGAAACGGAAGGGCATCATCCGGGGAGCGGCTGTGCCGGTGTACTTCGACGACGGTGTCGAGCCGTCGTTTCCGACGCCCTCGGGCAAGATCGAGTTCTACTCCACGCAGCTCCACGATGCGGGGTTCGACCCGGTGCCGAAGTACACGCGCCATCCCGAGCCGCCGGCCGGGTCGTTCCGGCTGCTGTTCGGCCGGGCGCCGATGCACACGTTCAGCCGGACCCAGTCGAACCCGCTGCTCCACGATCTGATGAGCGAGAATGAGGTGTGGGTCAACGCTGATGTCGCCTCGCGGCTCGGACTCGATGACGGCCGATACGTCCGGCTGCGCAACCAGGACGGCGTGCTGGGCCAGCGCATCCGGGTGAAGGCCACCGAGCGCATTCGCCCCGACTGTGTCTTCATGGTTCACGGCTTCGGCCACACCTCGAAGATGATGCGACGCGCGCTTGGCAAGGGCGCGAGCGACGCGCAGCTCATCACGCGGTACAAAACCGATCCGCTCATGGGTGGAACGGGTATGAACGTCAACTTCGTGACGATCGAGGCGGAGGCGTAG
- a CDS encoding 4Fe-4S dicluster domain-containing protein, with translation MARYGMVIDTRRCVGCMDCVVACKTENQVPEGFDRDWIATDTTGRFPNLHLEIRSERCNHCDAPPCVDCCPTGASHVEPFGHVVLVTPEQCIGCKACLASCPYDARFVNPDGFADKCTFCIHRVKEGLDPACVSVCPTRCMTFGDLDDPRSEVNRLIESRTHHALIPAAGTSPRIFYLT, from the coding sequence ATGGCTCGTTACGGCATGGTCATCGACACGCGCCGATGCGTCGGATGCATGGACTGCGTGGTCGCCTGCAAGACCGAGAACCAGGTGCCCGAAGGGTTCGATCGCGACTGGATCGCGACCGACACCACCGGCCGCTTCCCGAACCTGCACCTGGAGATTCGCAGCGAACGCTGCAACCACTGCGACGCACCGCCGTGCGTCGACTGTTGCCCGACCGGCGCGAGCCACGTCGAGCCGTTCGGCCACGTCGTGCTCGTCACGCCGGAGCAGTGCATCGGCTGCAAGGCCTGCCTGGCTTCGTGCCCGTACGACGCCAGGTTCGTGAACCCCGACGGCTTCGCGGACAAGTGCACGTTCTGCATCCATCGCGTCAAAGAAGGGCTGGACCCGGCGTGCGTGTCGGTCTGCCCGACGCGGTGCATGACATTCGGTGATCTCGACGATCCGCGGAGCGAGGTGAATCGGCTGATCGAGTCGCGAACGCACCATGCGCTCATCCCGGCGGCCGGCACGTCGCCGCGCATCTTCTACCTGACGTAA
- the nrfD gene encoding NrfD/PsrC family molybdoenzyme membrane anchor subunit — translation MHEYTLARHNDLIDPLVHVWNWQIPSYLFLGGWVAGMMIIVGFFLLRGRHREETSVTGVLPAVSVALLSLGMLALFLDLEHKLYVWRLYTTFQGTSPMSWGAWILLAVYPALLAVFALRPPDVLRDLWPAFDRLSDRLAEPRMVRVIAVTNIFLGVGLGIYTGILLSALGARPLWNSGILGVLFLVSGLSSAAAFTHLVARDRGERELLATSDNVFLLVELGVIALFLIGLLSGSQAHAQAARLVLGGPFTGVFWVIVVGLGIVLPLIVQSLTTAGRLAHTALAPLLVLAGGLALRVVIVNAGQFSHWARF, via the coding sequence ATGCACGAATACACGCTGGCGCGTCACAACGACCTGATCGATCCGCTCGTCCACGTCTGGAACTGGCAGATTCCGTCCTACCTGTTCCTGGGCGGCTGGGTGGCGGGGATGATGATCATCGTCGGGTTCTTCCTGCTCCGCGGCCGCCACCGCGAGGAGACGAGCGTCACTGGGGTCCTGCCCGCGGTGAGCGTCGCGCTCCTGAGCCTCGGCATGCTGGCGCTGTTCCTCGACCTCGAGCACAAGCTGTACGTCTGGCGCCTCTACACGACCTTCCAGGGGACGTCGCCGATGTCGTGGGGCGCGTGGATCCTGCTCGCGGTCTATCCCGCGCTGCTGGCGGTGTTCGCGCTTCGTCCGCCAGACGTGCTGCGCGACCTGTGGCCGGCATTCGACCGCCTGTCGGACCGGCTCGCCGAGCCCCGGATGGTCCGCGTCATCGCGGTCACGAACATCTTCCTGGGCGTCGGCCTCGGGATCTACACGGGAATCCTGCTGAGCGCGCTCGGCGCCCGACCGCTCTGGAACAGCGGGATTCTCGGCGTGCTGTTCCTCGTGTCCGGCCTGTCGTCGGCCGCGGCGTTCACGCACCTCGTCGCGAGGGACAGAGGGGAGCGCGAACTGCTGGCGACGAGCGACAACGTCTTCCTGCTGGTCGAACTGGGCGTCATCGCGCTGTTCCTGATCGGCCTGCTCAGCGGGTCGCAGGCACACGCACAAGCGGCGCGGTTGGTGCTGGGCGGCCCGTTCACCGGCGTGTTCTGGGTGATTGTCGTCGGGTTGGGAATCGTGCTGCCGCTGATCGTTCAATCGCTGACCACGGCCGGCCGGCTCGCCCACACCGCGCTGGCCCCGCTTCTCGTCCTTGCCGGCGGTCTCGCACTCAGGGTCGTCATCGTCAACGCGGGCCAGTTCAGTCATTGGGCAAGGTTCTGA
- a CDS encoding YeeE/YedE thiosulfate transporter family protein: protein MSSTATTLPADRVGRSMTADEAAARSGPAPYSNPYLAGIGLGLVLLASFVLMGRGLGASGGVSAVVAGLLNSVAPAHAQSREWLAGYLADGANPLKEFLVFEGLGVFAGALLSGLLARRAMFIIEKGPVVSRSKRLVFAFIGGAVMAIGAAFGRGCTSGQALTGGSLLNLGSWAFMLMVFAGAYAVARLFRWEWR, encoded by the coding sequence ATGTCCTCCACAGCCACAACATTGCCGGCTGATCGAGTGGGACGCTCGATGACGGCCGACGAGGCCGCCGCCAGGAGCGGTCCTGCGCCGTACTCGAACCCGTACCTCGCCGGCATCGGCCTGGGACTCGTCCTGCTCGCCAGCTTCGTCCTCATGGGCCGAGGCCTCGGCGCGTCGGGAGGCGTCAGCGCCGTCGTCGCGGGACTCCTCAACTCCGTGGCCCCCGCCCACGCCCAGAGCCGCGAATGGCTCGCGGGCTACCTGGCGGACGGCGCGAACCCGCTCAAGGAATTCCTCGTCTTCGAAGGCCTCGGGGTGTTCGCCGGAGCGTTGCTGTCGGGCCTGCTCGCCCGGCGCGCGATGTTCATCATCGAGAAGGGACCGGTGGTCTCGCGGTCGAAACGCCTGGTGTTCGCGTTCATCGGCGGGGCGGTGATGGCGATCGGCGCCGCGTTCGGCCGCGGGTGCACGAGCGGCCAGGCGCTGACTGGCGGCTCCCTCCTCAATCTCGGCAGCTGGGCCTTCATGTTGATGGTGTTCGCGGGCGCCTACGCGGTGGCCCGCCTCTTCAGGTGGGAATGGCGATGA
- a CDS encoding DUF6691 family protein, whose amino-acid sequence MAPLFKYGLFSADTSLVVAFIIGIGFGFFLERAGFGSARKLVSQFYLDDMAVFKVMFTAIVTAMLGVTYLTWMGVLDLSLVYLVPTYLAPQVVGGLVLGAGFVIGGYCPGTALAATATGRIDALVYGFGLYAGTLAFAEAYPLVKSFHGMTSLGQVTIPQYFNLPYGLVVFAVVLMAVGGFWGAGWVEKKLAASNGGSR is encoded by the coding sequence ATGGCACCACTCTTCAAATACGGGCTGTTCTCCGCTGACACCAGCCTGGTCGTCGCATTCATCATCGGGATCGGATTCGGCTTCTTCCTCGAGCGCGCCGGCTTTGGCAGCGCGCGCAAGCTGGTGTCGCAGTTCTACCTGGACGACATGGCCGTCTTCAAGGTCATGTTCACGGCTATCGTCACCGCGATGCTCGGTGTGACGTATCTCACGTGGATGGGCGTCCTCGATCTCTCGCTCGTCTACCTGGTGCCCACCTATCTCGCGCCGCAGGTGGTCGGTGGCCTGGTGCTCGGCGCCGGCTTCGTCATCGGCGGCTACTGCCCGGGCACGGCGTTGGCCGCGACGGCAACCGGCCGAATCGACGCGCTGGTCTACGGATTCGGCCTCTACGCCGGCACGCTCGCCTTCGCGGAAGCCTATCCCCTCGTCAAGTCGTTCCACGGCATGACGTCGCTCGGCCAGGTGACGATTCCGCAGTACTTCAACCTGCCATATGGGCTCGTGGTGTTTGCCGTCGTCCTGATGGCCGTCGGCGGCTTCTGGGGCGCCGGATGGGTGGAGAAGAAGCTCGCGGCGAGCAACGGGGGATCGCGATGA
- a CDS encoding rhodanese-like domain-containing protein, translating to MKWLTRLTVNQALALVAFVLGAGAILAQPTNGAAVRIDPQELALVAERGSDLVKPTELADWIIQGRADFRLIDLRDEASFTAYHIPSATNVPLATLPNADLARNEKLILYADDGTRSAQAWFLLRAKGFRGVYMITGGIDGWKQDVLFPVLRDDADPVLAARLRAISTHFGGNVVAAATSVSGAAAPPAVPVVASAAKTVLPPPLPETKAAEVKKPKKKEGC from the coding sequence ATGAAGTGGCTGACCCGCTTGACCGTGAACCAGGCGCTCGCGCTCGTGGCCTTCGTCCTCGGCGCCGGCGCGATCCTCGCGCAGCCGACGAACGGGGCCGCGGTCCGCATCGATCCGCAGGAACTGGCCCTCGTCGCCGAGCGCGGTTCGGACCTCGTGAAGCCAACCGAACTGGCCGACTGGATCATCCAGGGCCGGGCGGACTTCCGGCTGATCGACCTTCGCGACGAGGCGTCGTTCACGGCGTATCACATCCCATCGGCGACCAATGTCCCGCTCGCCACGTTGCCCAACGCGGATCTGGCGCGAAACGAGAAGCTCATCCTCTACGCGGACGATGGAACGCGATCGGCGCAGGCGTGGTTCCTGCTGCGGGCCAAGGGGTTCAGAGGCGTCTACATGATCACCGGGGGGATCGACGGCTGGAAGCAGGACGTGCTGTTCCCGGTGCTGAGGGACGACGCCGATCCAGTGCTGGCCGCGAGACTTCGCGCGATCAGCACGCACTTCGGTGGTAACGTGGTCGCCGCGGCAACGTCCGTATCGGGCGCTGCCGCCCCCCCGGCCGTCCCGGTGGTCGCGTCCGCTGCCAAGACGGTGCTGCCGCCTCCGCTGCCCGAAACGAAGGCAGCCGAGGTCAAGAAACCGAAGAAGAAGGAAGGTTGTTGA
- a CDS encoding Rieske 2Fe-2S domain-containing protein — MIPDRLRLTRRRLFQGAGAVIASALAVAFRSMANRVNEVGSRSRRIVIPPGSAADIVFVEDVIVCRTPGGIRAFSARCPHLGCVITKQVDGEFVCPCHGSRFRLDGSVEAGPAIRPLEPLRHSFDEATGAIVVQG; from the coding sequence TTGATTCCCGATCGTCTCCGGCTGACACGGCGAAGACTGTTTCAGGGCGCCGGAGCGGTCATCGCGTCGGCGCTCGCGGTCGCGTTCCGCTCGATGGCCAACCGCGTCAACGAGGTGGGCTCACGCTCCCGCCGCATCGTCATCCCGCCCGGGTCGGCCGCGGACATCGTCTTCGTGGAGGACGTCATTGTCTGCCGCACGCCGGGCGGCATCCGCGCCTTCTCCGCACGGTGCCCGCATCTGGGCTGTGTCATCACGAAACAGGTGGACGGCGAGTTCGTCTGTCCGTGTCATGGATCGCGCTTCCGCCTCGACGGATCAGTTGAGGCCGGTCCCGCGATTCGTCCCCTCGAACCGCTTCGTCACTCGTTCGATGAGGCCACCGGTGCGATTGTCGTGCAGGGCTGA
- a CDS encoding L-lactate dehydrogenase produces MKVAIIGAGNVGATLAYTLLLHDAASSVSLIDVNHEKALGEALDLAHGASYLDNVDIRAEHYDGVSDADVIVLTAGRGRKPGESRLDLARGNAAIMEDVLAGIAPHYRGAVVIVVSNPMDVLTYLTVKRLPAPPTKIIGSGTSLDSSRFRYMLGQEFGIDPRNIHAFVIGEHGDSSVPLWSMASLGQVPVTRYAPPGGVPLDAAARERIYRAVVAAGKEVIQRKGATFYAVSLSVARIIEAILDDERSVLTVSTYIEHFGDVSDVCLSLPAVVGREGIREVLPIVLAADERRQLAASAAALKDTLRQLGLST; encoded by the coding sequence ATGAAGGTTGCCATCATCGGTGCCGGAAACGTCGGCGCGACGCTCGCCTACACGCTGTTGCTGCACGACGCGGCCAGTAGCGTCAGCCTCATCGACGTCAACCACGAGAAGGCGCTCGGAGAGGCGCTCGACCTCGCACACGGCGCCTCGTACCTCGACAACGTGGACATTCGTGCCGAGCACTACGACGGCGTCTCGGATGCCGACGTCATCGTGCTGACGGCGGGTCGCGGCCGGAAGCCGGGAGAGTCGCGTCTCGACCTGGCGCGCGGCAATGCCGCGATCATGGAAGATGTTCTCGCCGGCATCGCACCCCACTACCGAGGTGCCGTCGTCATCGTCGTGTCCAATCCGATGGATGTGTTGACGTATTTGACCGTCAAGCGGCTGCCGGCGCCGCCAACCAAGATCATCGGATCGGGCACGTCGCTCGATTCCTCTCGCTTCCGCTACATGCTCGGGCAGGAGTTCGGCATCGATCCCCGGAATATCCATGCCTTTGTCATCGGAGAGCACGGCGACTCCTCGGTGCCGCTGTGGAGCATGGCCAGCCTTGGGCAGGTCCCCGTCACACGCTACGCGCCTCCCGGCGGTGTTCCGCTCGACGCCGCCGCCCGCGAGCGCATCTACCGCGCGGTCGTCGCAGCCGGCAAAGAGGTCATCCAGCGCAAGGGCGCGACGTTCTATGCCGTGTCGCTCTCCGTCGCCCGCATCATCGAGGCGATACTCGACGATGAGAGGAGCGTGCTGACGGTGTCGACCTACATCGAGCATTTCGGCGACGTCAGCGATGTGTGCCTGAGCCTGCCCGCGGTGGTCGGGCGCGAAGGGATTCGCGAGGTGCTGCCCATCGTGCTGGCCGCCGACGAACGCCGGCAGTTGGCCGCGAGCGCAGCGGCGCTGAAGGACACGCTGAGGCAGTTGGGACTGTCGACGTAG